A single Candoia aspera isolate rCanAsp1 chromosome 5, rCanAsp1.hap2, whole genome shotgun sequence DNA region contains:
- the POMP gene encoding proteasome maturation protein isoform X2 — protein sequence MVSYTEGKRQRFREITSFTHVKSELFPVHPLELSEKNFLLTQDKMNFSTLRSIQGLHAPLKLQMEFRAVKQVQRLPFLHSSNLSLDILKGNDDCIGFEDILGDPAQSEVMAEPHLMVEHKLGLL from the exons ATGGTGTCATACACAGAGGGTAAGCGCCAGAGGTTTAGAGAAATAACAAG TTTTACACATGTGAAGAGTGAACTTTTTCCTGTTCATCCTTTGGAACTTTCAGAGAAGAAT TTTTTGTTAACTCAAGATAAAATGAATTTTTCTACTCTGAGAAGTATTCAAGGGCTACATGCACCACTGAAGTTGCAAATGGAATTCAGAGCAGTGAAACAG GTCCAGCGCCTTCCTTTCCTTCATAGCTCTAATCTGTCACTGGATATCTTAAAAGGCAATGATGACTGCATTGGTTTTGAGGATATTCTTGGTG ATCCTGCGCAAAGTGAAGTAATGGCAGAGCCTCATTTGATGGTTGAACATAAACTTGGTCTATTATAA
- the POMP gene encoding proteasome maturation protein isoform X1, whose amino-acid sequence MNTKGLGSQLKDCISVPDFSASGAFESHGVIHRGFTHVKSELFPVHPLELSEKNFLLTQDKMNFSTLRSIQGLHAPLKLQMEFRAVKQVQRLPFLHSSNLSLDILKGNDDCIGFEDILGDPAQSEVMAEPHLMVEHKLGLL is encoded by the exons ATG AATACTAAAGGGCTTGGATCTCAGCTGAAGGACTGCATTTCAGTTCCTGATTTTTCAGCTAGTGGAGCATTTGAAAGCCATGGTGTCATACACAGAGG TTTTACACATGTGAAGAGTGAACTTTTTCCTGTTCATCCTTTGGAACTTTCAGAGAAGAAT TTTTTGTTAACTCAAGATAAAATGAATTTTTCTACTCTGAGAAGTATTCAAGGGCTACATGCACCACTGAAGTTGCAAATGGAATTCAGAGCAGTGAAACAG GTCCAGCGCCTTCCTTTCCTTCATAGCTCTAATCTGTCACTGGATATCTTAAAAGGCAATGATGACTGCATTGGTTTTGAGGATATTCTTGGTG ATCCTGCGCAAAGTGAAGTAATGGCAGAGCCTCATTTGATGGTTGAACATAAACTTGGTCTATTATAA